The sequence GACCACCAGTGCATGAAGTCGGTGCTGGTCGTGCGCGGCAACGAGAACCCGACCAGCCAGTTCGACGTGCTCGACGTGGTGAAGGAGGTCCCGCGCGACGTGACGACCTACGACCCGTCCATCTTCGGCGGCGAGCTCGGCCCGGCAGAGCCGGTCCCGCAGTGTAACTGAGGCCGTCTGCCCGAAACGTCCGCCCCGCCGCCTTCGCGCAGCGGGGCGGGCTTCGCGCAACATGTTGAAGACGGCCCGGGAGGCCGGCCATGTTTGAAGTCATCTTCCTGCAATTCCTGAACGGCCTCGACAAGGGCAGCGCCTATGCGCTGATCGCCCTCGGCCTGACCATCGTTTTCGGCACGCTCGGGGTCGTCAACTTCGCCCATGGCGCACTGTTCATGCTCGGCGCCTTCTGCGCCGTCGCCTTCCGCCAGCTGCTGACGCTCCAGACCGTCACCATCGACCCCGAGAAGCTCTCGCCCTGGGGGCAGCCGCTGGAGGTGCGCGAGCCGCTGGTGCAGGCCTGGTTCGGCGACTTCGGCGCGGTCCTCGTCAACTATTCCGTGCCGCTGTCGCTACTGCTCGCCGTTCCCGTCATGTTGATCGTCGGCGTGGCGATGGAGCGCGGGATCATCAAGTTCTTCTACAAGCGGCCGCATGCGGAGCAGATCCTCGTCACCTTCGGCCTCGCCATCGTCATCGGCGAGCTCGTCAAGGCGACCTTCGGCCCCAATCCGCATCCCCAGCCCATGCCGACCGACCTGCGCGGCGCCGCCGACATCGGCGCATGGCTCGGCATGCGCGCCGGCGTCA comes from Aquamicrobium sp. and encodes:
- a CDS encoding branched-chain amino acid ABC transporter permease — translated: MFEVIFLQFLNGLDKGSAYALIALGLTIVFGTLGVVNFAHGALFMLGAFCAVAFRQLLTLQTVTIDPEKLSPWGQPLEVREPLVQAWFGDFGAVLVNYSVPLSLLLAVPVMLIVGVAMERGIIKFFYKRPHAEQILVTFGLAIVIGELVKATFGPNPHPQPMPTDLRGAADIGAWLGMRAGVITYPLWRLIYFLFSVAIIGAVFAFLRFTTFGMVVRAGMADRETVGLFGIDIDRRFTVMFGIAAIVAGMAGVMYTPLLPPNYTLGMDFLVISFVVVVVGGMGSLPGAVAAGFLLGILQSFASMTQVKAIFPGIDQIIIYLVAVVILLVRPRGLMGRRGVMEA